DNA sequence from the Rhodospirillaceae bacterium genome:
CGAGCATCCTTGTTCAACCCCCATCCAACATGTGAAATAGCATAAGCGTTTTGATCACCCCAGGCTTCGTAATACGATCTCATTAGATCGGCATCTAACCCATCTCCTTTGATATCAGTGATGAAATCATTCTCGAAAATAAGAGTTACTGCGTTTTCAAAATATCGTTTGAAGGTGAGGTTTACATCCCCCGGCGCTAAAACAACCTGTCCATTGACGGAATTGGGGAGAGGGAAGAATAGTGCCAAACCGGCAGGCCAGTAGGCCACTTTTTCCTCCGGTAGTAAATATCCGGCGCCAGCTCTACAGGGAGCGTCATTAATTTCTACAAGAAGGTGAGTGCCTTGTTTGGAGGAAACCTCCATTCTCTTTGATCTATCTAGAAGTTTCAAGCTCTCCTCAACTTTCCACCTTAGGTCAACATTTGGCATGCATCGTTCGAGTATTTCTGGGTGTTCATTCGATATCATATAAACCCGTCCTCCAGAGGCTAAAATTGTTTGTAACTCTCTGGAGTGGAGCATTCCTTCTACTGTACAGTCGATAATTAAATCACAGGCGCTAAGGGCTGGTATTATAGTGTCGTATCCCTGCATCGCATAACTTGATCCAGTAGATCGTACCGGTACGGGGTCCTTTATTTTTGGAGAAGGAACTCGGATGTGTACAGGCCGGGCACCCAGTGCCAGTAGAGCCAGTTCCGAAAGATCAACCAAAACTTGTCGAGATTGAGATTCTGATAGAATGGCTACTATGTTAGTCGCCGAAACCCCGCTCATTTCAAAGCTTTTGCGAAAACAATCAATCCATTTGGCTTCAACGGCTTCAGGCATCATATTTTGAGCTTTCGG
Encoded proteins:
- a CDS encoding peptidase M29 → MMPEAVEAKWIDCFRKSFEMSGVSATNIVAILSESQSRQVLVDLSELALLALGARPVHIRVPSPKIKDPVPVRSTGSSYAMQGYDTIIPALSACDLIIDCTVEGMLHSRELQTILASGGRVYMISNEHPEILERCMPNVDLRWKVEESLKLLDRSKRMEVSSKQGTHLLVEINDAPCRAGAGYLLPEEKVAYWPAGLALFFPLPNSVNGQVVLAPGDVNLTFKRYFENAVTLIFENDFITDIKGDGLDADLMRSYYEAWGDQNAYAISHVGWGLNKDARWDSLVMYDKQQINGTELRAFAGNFLISTGANEYAKRHTSCHFDLPMRGCSIRLDGEAIVKDGKLCGPLS